A window from Nitrospira sp. ND1 encodes these proteins:
- a CDS encoding PDZ domain-containing protein, producing MKKHINTSAYLVVGFLSICLNYSSVVTVTAWASEGQEKAGAPAPTFGLEATIPDGVIGVSLHVGAERVGDTAVLYVAHVLPDGPAEKAGLKPGDELTTVDGVAVTGKTYEQVALMVRGEPGSVVKLGVKSEGGPREVSVTRVSGQTLYKGQMGSHGGSGR from the coding sequence ATGAAAAAGCACATCAATACTTCCGCATACTTGGTCGTAGGGTTCTTGAGCATCTGCCTGAATTACTCGTCTGTCGTAACCGTCACCGCCTGGGCAAGCGAGGGGCAGGAGAAGGCAGGGGCGCCGGCACCCACATTCGGTTTGGAAGCCACGATTCCGGACGGCGTGATCGGTGTGTCGCTGCACGTCGGGGCGGAGCGTGTGGGCGACACGGCCGTGCTCTATGTCGCGCACGTATTGCCCGATGGACCGGCGGAGAAGGCCGGGCTCAAGCCAGGGGATGAGCTGACCACCGTAGACGGTGTGGCCGTGACCGGAAAGACCTACGAACAAGTGGCCCTCATGGTTCGGGGCGAGCCCGGGTCGGTGGTGAAGTTGGGGGTAAAAAGCGAGGGCGGTCCGCGCGAGGTCTCCGTGACTCGTGTCTCGGGCCAGACTCTGTACAAAGGACAAATGGGATCACACGGCGGCTCGGGCCGATAG
- a CDS encoding DUF4149 domain-containing protein: MSAFLDPVMQYLQALAVAVLVGKVVLLSFVVAPILAQNLDQDAFGKVVRRLFPAYYVLGMGAAAAGLLSVTVLGSTRGWNLPVLIAGGIWLVVLAAESYCRSPLTPQSNAMRDRLKEQEQHGVVDATLKRAWDRLHQRSLYLNSLVLLAGLCLVGVARQF, encoded by the coding sequence ATGTCTGCCTTCCTCGACCCGGTGATGCAGTACCTGCAGGCCTTGGCTGTTGCGGTCTTGGTCGGCAAGGTCGTGCTGCTGTCGTTTGTGGTGGCGCCGATTCTGGCCCAGAACCTGGACCAGGATGCTTTCGGCAAGGTCGTGCGCCGGCTCTTTCCTGCCTACTATGTGCTTGGCATGGGAGCCGCTGCGGCCGGGCTGTTGTCGGTCACCGTGCTCGGGAGCACACGTGGCTGGAATCTGCCGGTGCTGATCGCAGGCGGTATCTGGCTGGTGGTTCTCGCGGCAGAATCCTATTGCCGGTCGCCTCTCACTCCGCAGAGTAATGCGATGCGCGATCGGCTGAAGGAACAGGAACAGCACGGGGTCGTCGATGCGACGTTGAAGCGGGCCTGGGATCGATTGCATCAACGGTCCCTCTATCTGAACTCACTGGTGTTGCTGGCGGGCTTATGTTTGGTGGGCGTTGCGCGTCAATTCTGA
- a CDS encoding TIGR01777 family oxidoreductase, translating into MKIIVAGGTGFIGHALVEELARQGHEVVVLSRRSGHASQSSVRFVEWDACSAGPWHSEAATADVVINLAGAPIADGRWTDARKRLLVESRVLSTRRLVDAVAGRSAPLPLLINASGIGYYGPSDDRLLDEASPIGHGFLAELSAAWEAEALRADRLGTRVVLLRTGMVLEQGGGALPRILLPFQLFAGGPVLPGTQWVSWIHRADLLILIQWAIATPTVSGPVNAVAPEAVTMKTFCATVGKVLHRPSWLPVPGFALHLALGEVGTLMTTGQRVDPAKARAGGYTFRYPTLEPALRAIVNKEDQACLPSSTR; encoded by the coding sequence ATGAAGATCATCGTCGCCGGAGGAACGGGATTCATCGGCCATGCGTTGGTCGAAGAGCTGGCCCGACAGGGTCATGAGGTGGTGGTCTTGAGCCGCCGGTCCGGTCATGCGTCTCAGTCGTCGGTCCGGTTCGTGGAATGGGACGCCTGTTCTGCCGGACCCTGGCACTCTGAAGCGGCGACGGCAGATGTCGTCATCAATCTTGCCGGTGCGCCGATCGCCGATGGGCGATGGACGGATGCCCGCAAGCGGCTCCTGGTGGAGAGCCGGGTCCTGTCGACCAGACGGCTGGTAGACGCAGTGGCCGGCCGGTCTGCGCCCCTTCCTCTGTTGATCAACGCATCGGGGATCGGTTACTACGGCCCGAGCGACGATCGGCTTCTGGATGAGGCATCGCCGATCGGGCACGGTTTTCTGGCCGAGCTGTCTGCCGCCTGGGAAGCGGAGGCCTTGCGCGCCGATCGGCTCGGGACGCGTGTCGTACTGTTGAGAACCGGGATGGTGCTCGAACAGGGCGGTGGCGCGTTGCCGAGGATATTGTTGCCGTTTCAGCTCTTCGCCGGAGGGCCGGTGTTGCCGGGCACGCAATGGGTGTCATGGATTCACCGGGCGGATCTCTTGATCCTGATTCAATGGGCCATCGCCACGCCGACCGTCTCCGGCCCTGTGAACGCAGTAGCGCCTGAGGCGGTCACGATGAAGACGTTCTGTGCCACGGTCGGCAAGGTGCTCCATCGTCCCTCGTGGCTTCCGGTTCCCGGCTTCGCGTTGCATCTGGCGTTGGGTGAGGTGGGGACGTTGATGACCACCGGGCAACGTGTCGATCCGGCGAAGGCGAGGGCCGGGGGATATACCTTCCGTTATCCGACGTTGGAGCCGGCCTTGCGGGCGATCGTGAACAAGGAGGATCAGGCATGTCTGCCTTCCTCGACCCGGTGA
- a CDS encoding SUMF1/EgtB/PvdO family nonheme iron enzyme, whose amino-acid sequence MSLFVAATCAVALTPVLAAPTLKELDPVPMVTVPGGTFLMGSENPKGRADEWPQRSVYVDTFAIDQVEVTNERYMAFVATTGHRSPPNPYGTGVLVSAKGVEQLPVVQVTWYDAKAYCAWAKKRLPTEAEWEKAARGTDGRMFPWGNEPPSPTRANFDREWVDDKTLHVVGSLSGGDSPYGIKDMSGNAREWVQDWYAPDYYANAPDKNPQGPDKGIVRVIRGGSWHSPQSDITATARGRGGFALQTHGTGFRCVRGGETAK is encoded by the coding sequence ATGAGCCTGTTCGTGGCGGCAACCTGTGCGGTCGCCCTGACACCTGTCCTTGCGGCGCCGACTCTCAAGGAGCTGGATCCGGTTCCGATGGTCACCGTGCCGGGCGGAACGTTTCTGATGGGCAGTGAGAATCCCAAGGGGCGGGCCGACGAGTGGCCGCAACGGTCGGTTTATGTCGATACGTTCGCCATCGATCAGGTGGAAGTGACCAATGAGCGGTACATGGCGTTTGTCGCCACAACCGGCCATCGCAGCCCGCCGAATCCCTATGGCACCGGGGTCTTGGTCTCGGCCAAAGGGGTCGAGCAGCTGCCGGTTGTGCAGGTGACGTGGTACGACGCCAAAGCGTATTGCGCGTGGGCCAAGAAACGGCTGCCCACCGAAGCGGAGTGGGAGAAGGCCGCGCGCGGTACCGATGGCCGGATGTTCCCGTGGGGCAACGAGCCCCCGAGTCCGACCCGGGCGAACTTCGATCGGGAGTGGGTCGACGACAAGACGTTGCACGTCGTCGGTTCGTTGTCCGGAGGCGACTCGCCGTACGGGATCAAGGATATGTCCGGGAACGCGCGGGAATGGGTGCAGGATTGGTATGCCCCTGACTACTACGCGAATGCTCCCGACAAGAACCCGCAGGGCCCCGACAAGGGGATCGTCCGGGTGATTCGTGGAGGGTCGTGGCACAGTCCCCAGTCGGATATTACCGCCACGGCGCGGGGACGAGGAGGATTCGCGCTGCAGACGCATGGCACCGGATTCCGGTGTGTCCGGGGTGGAGAGACAGCGAAGTGA
- a CDS encoding SUMF1/EgtB/PvdO family nonheme iron enzyme, with amino-acid sequence MKTMGNAVGAGLIMTVAIMTATAQAEESKIPADMVYVGQGPSIMGLDKAQPADSGRRLTLYDKRMKTPLSAEAFNDEGPAHTVFLDSYLIDKYEVSNKDYGAFIKATGHPAPAYWDDPRLNKPQQPVVGVNWIDAKTYCEYREKRLPTEAEWEKAARGPHGNLYPWGNDFDSNKANYDRHHDATLSVDSHPEGASYYGVYNMAGNVFEWVGDWYDPKYYGRLGTMVNPTGPEKPLWVGGTGTYVDRLTVGEKRVIRGGSWIAPEGTIRSTHRFWNHPLNNSYGVGLGFRCAKSAPADWEQRIRDSYITALVEMGRERFSEAQQAVSRGLAMDPANVELLELRPLIEQSMKQR; translated from the coding sequence ATGAAGACAATGGGGAACGCAGTCGGGGCAGGGCTCATCATGACTGTCGCCATCATGACGGCGACGGCACAGGCTGAGGAGTCCAAGATTCCCGCAGACATGGTGTATGTGGGACAGGGACCGTCGATCATGGGATTAGACAAGGCCCAGCCGGCAGATTCCGGCCGCCGGCTCACGCTGTACGACAAACGGATGAAGACGCCTTTGTCTGCCGAAGCGTTCAACGACGAAGGGCCGGCGCATACGGTGTTCCTGGATTCCTATCTCATCGACAAATACGAGGTGTCGAACAAGGACTATGGCGCCTTCATCAAGGCGACCGGTCATCCGGCGCCGGCCTACTGGGACGATCCGCGCTTGAATAAGCCTCAGCAGCCGGTGGTGGGCGTCAATTGGATCGATGCCAAAACCTACTGCGAATATCGCGAGAAGCGGTTGCCCACCGAAGCCGAATGGGAAAAGGCGGCCCGCGGCCCGCACGGCAACCTCTATCCCTGGGGCAACGACTTCGATTCCAACAAGGCAAATTATGACAGGCATCATGATGCGACCTTGTCGGTGGATTCTCATCCGGAGGGCGCCAGCTACTACGGCGTGTACAACATGGCGGGCAATGTCTTCGAATGGGTCGGCGACTGGTATGACCCGAAATACTACGGGAGACTCGGAACCATGGTGAATCCCACCGGTCCGGAAAAACCCTTGTGGGTCGGTGGAACCGGAACCTACGTAGACCGCTTGACCGTCGGCGAAAAGCGCGTCATCCGCGGTGGCTCGTGGATCGCGCCGGAAGGCACGATTCGCTCGACGCACCGGTTCTGGAATCATCCGCTCAATAACAGCTATGGCGTCGGCCTCGGTTTCAGGTGCGCCAAATCGGCTCCGGCTGACTGGGAGCAGCGCATCAGGGACAGCTACATCACTGCGCTAGTGGAAATGGGGCGGGAACGCTTCAGCGAGGCCCAGCAGGCAGTCAGCCGGGGTTTGGCCATGGATCCGGCGAACGTTGAACTGTTGGAGCTGCGGCCTCTCATCGAACAATCGATGAAACAGCGATGA
- a CDS encoding SUMF1/EgtB/PvdO family nonheme iron enzyme produces MAGSMSMGVSAKAAGDHKDMVLIPSGEFTMGSHEHSDEARHQVVLDAYLIDKFEASNTRYKEFMRATGHPAPAYWDDPRLSKPEQPVVGVSWTDANAFCKWDGKRLPTEAEWEKAAKGPEGDNHYPWGHHLDPKKANYGQNVGRTTPVDSYPEGVSGYGVYNMAGNVFEWVDDWYDPKYYRTSNALNPRGAEKGYNFANQGPVKVLRGGSWLAPETSLHTSHRFWNQPENNSYGVGLGFRCAKSASMVSDEAAQAGRDAFIQALVGMGAEKNADALASIEKALAADPDNKEYLATRDLIKKSMKK; encoded by the coding sequence GTGGCTGGATCCATGTCGATGGGGGTGTCGGCGAAGGCCGCCGGCGACCATAAGGACATGGTCCTCATCCCGAGCGGCGAGTTCACCATGGGCAGTCACGAACATTCCGACGAGGCGAGGCATCAGGTAGTGCTCGATGCCTATCTGATCGACAAGTTCGAAGCGTCGAACACGCGGTACAAGGAGTTCATGCGGGCCACCGGTCATCCGGCACCGGCCTATTGGGACGACCCGCGGCTCAGCAAGCCCGAGCAACCGGTAGTCGGAGTGAGTTGGACGGACGCCAACGCCTTTTGTAAGTGGGATGGCAAGCGGTTGCCCACCGAGGCGGAATGGGAAAAGGCCGCCAAGGGCCCGGAGGGAGACAACCACTATCCATGGGGGCATCACCTCGATCCGAAGAAGGCCAACTATGGACAGAATGTGGGACGCACTACGCCGGTGGACTCCTACCCTGAAGGCGTGAGCGGCTATGGCGTGTACAACATGGCCGGCAACGTCTTCGAGTGGGTGGATGACTGGTACGACCCGAAATATTACCGCACCAGCAACGCGCTCAATCCCCGTGGCGCCGAGAAGGGCTACAACTTCGCCAATCAAGGCCCGGTGAAGGTCTTGCGCGGCGGGTCCTGGCTGGCTCCGGAAACCTCGCTGCACACCAGCCACCGGTTCTGGAATCAGCCCGAAAACAACTCCTACGGCGTCGGACTGGGTTTCCGTTGCGCGAAGTCGGCCAGCATGGTCTCCGACGAAGCCGCTCAAGCCGGGCGTGATGCCTTCATTCAGGCGCTCGTCGGCATGGGAGCGGAGAAGAACGCCGACGCCCTCGCCTCCATCGAGAAGGCGTTGGCGGCGGATCCCGACAACAAAGAGTATCTGGCCACTCGCGATCTCATCAAAAAGAGCATGAAGAAGTAG
- a CDS encoding cobalamin B12-binding domain-containing protein, with the protein MNTHRIHRVAKLTGLSRDVIRVWERRFGLLKPTRGANRYRNYSDEDVALLRYLKQQLDAGASIGDLAKLGREELITRLRTEAPRPAVVDNTFDRLLRELLSALEPFDRVTFEKRLNGAVAVVPFEEALHGILLPLQERVGDLWHSGRISIALEHYVTSQIEQKLYAAMNQLPVAEFGAKVVVACPPGEEHDIAALAVAYRCRVRGCRVYYLGANVPISSLGRLCREVAPDLAILSLTLVLQEGNAAELIHSLAEELKPVTTVMAGGHGARVMRDQFAQYRIDVLDTFSELDEVLDRFTRRFTIPG; encoded by the coding sequence ATGAATACGCACAGAATTCATAGGGTTGCGAAGCTCACCGGTCTGAGTCGCGATGTGATTCGGGTGTGGGAGCGCCGATTTGGCCTGTTGAAACCGACACGAGGCGCGAATCGCTATCGCAATTATTCGGATGAAGATGTGGCCTTGCTGCGCTATCTGAAGCAGCAATTGGATGCGGGGGCTTCAATCGGTGATCTCGCCAAGCTGGGGCGTGAGGAGCTGATCACCCGCCTGCGCACGGAAGCGCCGCGCCCCGCCGTGGTGGACAATACGTTCGACCGACTCTTGCGGGAACTGCTCTCGGCCTTGGAACCATTCGACCGCGTCACATTCGAGAAACGCTTGAACGGCGCGGTCGCAGTCGTCCCGTTTGAAGAGGCACTCCACGGAATTCTGCTCCCGCTGCAGGAACGCGTCGGAGACCTGTGGCACAGCGGGCGCATCAGTATCGCCCTGGAACATTACGTGACCAGCCAAATTGAACAAAAACTGTATGCGGCCATGAATCAATTGCCGGTGGCGGAATTCGGCGCGAAAGTCGTCGTGGCCTGCCCGCCCGGTGAGGAGCACGACATTGCGGCATTGGCAGTCGCCTACCGTTGCCGCGTGCGTGGATGCCGGGTCTACTACTTAGGAGCCAACGTGCCGATCTCCTCCCTCGGCAGGCTCTGCAGGGAGGTCGCCCCGGATCTGGCCATCCTGTCGTTGACCCTGGTGCTGCAGGAAGGCAACGCAGCGGAATTGATTCACTCGCTCGCAGAGGAATTGAAACCCGTTACCACGGTCATGGCCGGCGGCCATGGCGCGCGCGTGATGCGCGATCAGTTTGCGCAATACCGCATCGATGTCCTGGATACCTTCAGCGAGTTGGACGAAGTGCTGGATCGATTCACCAGGCGATTTACGATCCCGGGATGA
- a CDS encoding thiol-disulfide oxidoreductase DCC family protein codes for MAVYPLTVFYDGACPICAREMALMKRLDRTQRLTLLDFSLAGFDAAPAGLAVADLSAVIHAQWADGAVITGVEVFRAIWEAVGLGFLSRLSRLPMVAPLMTKAYGWFARNRLWLTGRNNACPGNACAAASPKPLRASQ; via the coding sequence ATGGCTGTCTATCCACTCACCGTGTTCTATGACGGAGCCTGCCCCATTTGCGCCCGCGAAATGGCGCTGATGAAGCGTCTGGACAGGACACAACGCCTCACCCTACTCGACTTTTCTCTTGCCGGCTTCGATGCCGCACCGGCCGGCTTGGCTGTCGCGGATCTGAGCGCGGTGATTCACGCCCAGTGGGCGGACGGCGCCGTCATCACCGGTGTCGAGGTCTTCCGTGCGATTTGGGAGGCGGTCGGCCTGGGATTCCTGTCCCGCCTCAGCCGACTCCCGATGGTTGCTCCACTTATGACGAAGGCCTATGGATGGTTTGCCAGAAACCGGCTCTGGCTCACCGGCCGCAACAACGCCTGTCCGGGAAATGCTTGCGCCGCCGCTTCACCCAAGCCACTGCGAGCCTCACAATAG
- the fliL gene encoding flagellar basal body-associated protein FliL: MTLRVSLIVLFSIGGILLLVGYWADQYHPDLLPHTFSLQTAPPDPSQGQPGVTINLPPVVAPVDDGQRYYYVQVNLALELDRSGTAGLIQARHDAIDRQVMEILHTYAVSDLRATGQLPALRADIRRAINTLLPKGQVQNVYITNWLMTPVGY, from the coding sequence ATGACATTACGCGTCAGCCTCATCGTGTTGTTCAGCATTGGCGGTATCCTACTCCTGGTGGGCTATTGGGCGGACCAGTACCACCCGGACCTCCTGCCGCATACGTTCTCATTGCAAACCGCTCCCCCCGATCCCTCACAGGGACAACCAGGTGTGACCATCAACCTGCCGCCCGTCGTCGCGCCCGTGGATGACGGCCAACGTTACTATTATGTGCAGGTCAATCTGGCCTTGGAGCTCGATCGCTCGGGGACCGCCGGATTGATCCAGGCCCGCCACGACGCGATCGATCGGCAGGTGATGGAAATTCTTCACACCTATGCCGTCAGCGATCTGCGTGCGACCGGGCAGCTGCCGGCCTTGCGAGCAGACATTCGACGCGCCATCAACACGTTGCTTCCCAAAGGACAGGTCCAGAACGTCTATATCACCAACTGGTTGATGACCCCGGTCGGGTACTGA
- a CDS encoding cytochrome P450, whose translation MEPSHTLVDVPGGEPLLGHLRAFRRRPLQAMSQWWRRHGDALRFRLGPKTLYLLSHPDLAEEILVHQADCFVKVYEPRRPTGLALVLGNGLVTSSGEVWKRHRRIIQPVFHRARMAAMAERMAQVGEQRIAGWTVHAGGPVDIADEMMRLALEVISQTMFHTNVADHIDHISHALRVSLKYAFDSFHSPLRVPLWVPTPRNREFRLALQFMDKLIYGLIAERRRTGAQRDDLLDLLLRARDEETGAGLSDQELRDEALTIFAAGHETTANALAWTWYLLATHPEVKACFHEEVDRVLQGRTPQADDLQQLPYTRAVFDEAVRLYPPVPAVQRKAASRTSIGGLTLPAGALVLVGIYHLHRHPAFWRDPERFMPERWLEGERPAPRCAYLPFGAGPRACVGTHFATVEGPLLLALIGRSYDLQLAQEHVEPEIMVTLRPKHGIRMTIQPRHQPVPSA comes from the coding sequence GTGGAGCCATCTCATACGCTGGTCGATGTTCCCGGCGGCGAGCCCCTGTTGGGCCACCTGCGTGCGTTCAGGCGGCGACCGCTGCAGGCCATGTCGCAGTGGTGGCGCCGGCACGGCGATGCGCTACGCTTTCGGCTCGGTCCTAAGACGCTCTACCTCCTCAGCCATCCCGATCTCGCCGAAGAGATTCTCGTCCATCAGGCCGATTGTTTCGTGAAAGTGTACGAGCCGCGGCGTCCCACCGGCCTTGCGTTGGTCTTGGGTAACGGATTGGTGACCAGTTCGGGCGAGGTCTGGAAGCGGCACCGGCGCATCATCCAGCCGGTTTTTCATCGCGCCCGCATGGCGGCGATGGCCGAGCGTATGGCGCAGGTGGGCGAGCAGCGGATCGCGGGTTGGACGGTCCACGCGGGGGGGCCGGTCGATATCGCCGACGAAATGATGCGGCTGGCCCTCGAAGTGATCTCTCAAACAATGTTTCACACGAACGTGGCGGACCATATCGACCACATCAGTCATGCGCTACGGGTCAGTCTGAAGTATGCGTTCGATTCGTTTCACAGTCCGCTGCGTGTGCCCCTGTGGGTGCCGACCCCGCGCAACCGTGAATTTCGTCTCGCTCTGCAGTTCATGGACAAGCTGATCTATGGATTGATCGCCGAGCGCCGCCGCACCGGGGCGCAGCGCGACGATCTCCTCGATCTGCTCCTCAGGGCCCGCGATGAGGAAACAGGCGCCGGGTTGAGCGATCAGGAACTGCGGGATGAAGCGCTGACCATCTTTGCGGCCGGACACGAGACCACCGCCAATGCCCTCGCCTGGACCTGGTACTTGCTTGCCACCCATCCGGAGGTAAAGGCGTGTTTCCACGAAGAGGTGGACCGGGTGCTGCAGGGGCGAACGCCTCAGGCCGACGATCTTCAGCAACTCCCGTACACTCGCGCGGTTTTCGATGAAGCGGTTCGTTTATATCCTCCCGTTCCTGCGGTCCAGCGAAAGGCCGCCAGCCGCACAAGCATCGGCGGGCTCACCCTGCCTGCCGGGGCGCTGGTCCTGGTGGGCATTTATCACCTGCATCGGCATCCGGCCTTCTGGCGCGATCCAGAGCGATTCATGCCGGAGCGATGGCTCGAGGGTGAACGGCCGGCTCCCCGATGCGCCTATCTGCCGTTCGGCGCAGGACCACGGGCCTGCGTGGGGACGCATTTCGCGACGGTGGAAGGGCCGCTGCTCCTGGCACTGATCGGCCGCTCCTACGATTTGCAGCTTGCGCAAGAACACGTCGAACCTGAAATCATGGTGACCTTGCGTCCGAAACACGGCATCCGCATGACCATCCAGCCACGACACCAGCCGGTCCCTTCCGCCTAG
- a CDS encoding Fic family protein, with the protein MNIKEFKSGGYEQQYEYRSFLPTPINREWVVSDPQILTLLEETNRLLGELNGFSQLIPDVDFFIRMHITKEATTSSRIEGTQTNMEEALIGKLDVDPEKRDDWQEVHNYIQAINFSIKQMDQMPLSNRLLRETHAVLLRGVRGTHKQPGEFRTSQNWIGVSLNHATFIPPHHLHVPDLMSDLEKFMHNDQIHVPHLVRIALIHYQFETIHPFLDGNGRLGRLLIVLYLVGSGLLHKPALYLSDFFERHKGEYYDQLMAVRTTQKMEPWLRFFLLGMRETTALSIQVFRDILTLKERIERKYMPTFHVRRQANAQMLMKSLYRAPVINIKMVTDLIKTQTNTAAALIDDFVKLGILRELTGQRRNRLFIFQDYVRLFKK; encoded by the coding sequence ATGAACATCAAGGAGTTCAAGTCGGGGGGGTACGAACAACAGTACGAGTACCGCAGCTTCCTGCCCACGCCGATCAACCGGGAATGGGTCGTGTCTGATCCCCAGATTCTCACACTCCTGGAAGAGACGAATCGTCTGCTCGGAGAGTTGAACGGGTTTTCTCAGCTCATCCCGGACGTGGATTTTTTCATCCGAATGCACATTACCAAGGAAGCCACGACCTCAAGCCGTATTGAGGGCACTCAGACCAATATGGAAGAGGCGCTGATCGGCAAGCTCGACGTCGATCCGGAAAAACGCGATGACTGGCAGGAGGTGCATAATTACATCCAGGCCATCAATTTTTCGATCAAACAGATGGACCAGATGCCCTTGTCCAATCGGCTCTTGCGAGAGACTCATGCTGTGCTGCTGCGCGGGGTGCGTGGCACGCACAAGCAGCCTGGAGAATTTCGCACCAGCCAAAACTGGATCGGTGTCAGTCTTAACCACGCCACCTTTATCCCGCCGCATCACCTCCATGTGCCGGATCTCATGAGTGACCTGGAAAAGTTCATGCACAACGACCAGATTCATGTTCCGCATCTGGTCAGAATCGCGCTCATCCATTATCAGTTTGAAACCATCCATCCGTTTTTAGACGGAAACGGACGGTTGGGTCGTCTGCTCATTGTGCTCTATCTCGTCGGCTCCGGCCTCTTACACAAGCCTGCGCTGTATCTATCCGACTTCTTCGAGCGTCACAAGGGCGAGTATTACGATCAACTGATGGCCGTGCGTACGACTCAGAAGATGGAACCGTGGTTACGATTCTTTCTGCTCGGCATGCGCGAGACGACTGCCTTGTCCATCCAAGTGTTCAGGGACATCCTTACACTCAAGGAGCGGATAGAGCGCAAATATATGCCCACTTTCCATGTGCGTCGCCAGGCTAACGCGCAGATGCTTATGAAGTCTCTTTACCGGGCGCCGGTGATCAACATCAAAATGGTCACCGATCTCATCAAGACACAAACCAATACCGCCGCTGCGCTCATCGATGACTTCGTCAAACTCGGCATTCTTCGTGAGCTGACCGGACAGAGGCGTAATCGCCTGTTCATCTTTCAGGACTATGTGCGCCTGTTCAAAAAATAG